The following coding sequences are from one Plasmodium coatneyi strain Hackeri chromosome 11, complete sequence window:
- a CDS encoding 3'-5' exonuclease domain containing protein — protein sequence MRKWGIKVKAKRQSPFCVIKCEGRILPQYLLPRGRSTDQVERKTSSPFRREECVVLHVYDCFDGLTNGKRNYLKNVVGNPFMRANLGLLSSRQRCSHCYSTNNKVYVKGEIYDILPPLCKGKEIEAVAANLIFFILKFVNPKNVESAEEYKENIKNVYANLIRCYHKIFTEKGKHGECIFCIFNDEIVKCVSPSLRKNKKNLIQEIVLNSLCFFFKNNERSKDKLDPNLMCEIIKYKKFLYIVDCLSFDRHLLREAITARHVDYLFSHFLNDRAYFCQAIELASLFLSDEHIGFSSPFKEDSAYNCRIVLKYILQAQSKNCLFLFLDSLKCDDLKRDVYRWLTSVDESSGFFADYWGYLTVREYLLRSKAAEKGEAKGRSPSEGIQDGNCITWEKKSLHPHSDYYELPKEMKNILMVTNVESLNRLIGTIKSGQEKHWMDNIYNDDRIYASQFCEDVITAEDINDHLRGKKKKYYIGIDVEWNRNQKATLISVATMDHIYLIDLLTVDYNYKFLIQSFFKWLLENPFICKLFYNFPCDVRILNEFFQGISNGNVCTYLNVTDLKDPLFLHKHSGVPPDSQDSLVSAELFNRNIIETNDIELFKKVTTSSFRDFNGRVKHGDGDNSGGRINVCPSNTTDKLHFKSLSHLCQKILGKKLNKQLQLSNWSRRPLTESQIYYAATDAYILIVLERLLIESNFSSTCSSNSSSLSDVFVQKYKCRNCSWEYQLSRKVHLEEAAMDVLCHKWNDKMKNLRFKINKLRNEIDDFKRITINTCIQRNKKVSFSNLNNNMRRRELISMNSYQVKPHLRKVNNCTYVLRDDKCSKVGNVPLPLSRNASNKVIKTNDAKALDNKISLKFSSRNKRKNEKVIRMNDRKWLNATKHMKVEKENDIGMEKIFEKRKSAKNRRLYLEGEMGNIQAYPIYSDLEVGFENISRLEDEALSKVKKESQDDDDIKTSRQLAEWSSDMVHKYLEETIEKTRILFQSVDLKSRQEEIFRRMNS from the exons ATGCGAAAATGGGGCATCAAAGTGAAGGCGAAGCGGCAATCTCCGTTTTGTGTGATCAAATGTGAGGGAAGAATTCTACCGCAGTATCTGCTTccaagggggagaagcacCGACCAAGTGGAGCGCAAGACGAGTTCACCATTTCGCCGCGAGGAATGTGTAGTACTGCATGTGTATGACTGCTTCGACGGGttaacaaatgggaaaaggaattacttaaaaaatgtagtggGGAACCCCTTTATGAGAGCCAATTTGGGCCTCCTCTCTAGCAGGCAGCGATGCAGCCATTGTTACTCCACCAACAACAAGGTCTACGTGAAGGGAGAAATTTACGatattcttccccccctatgTAAGGGCAAAGAAATCGAAGCCGTTGCAGCGAActtaattttcttcattctaaAATTTGTGAATcctaaaaatgtagaatCAGCAGAGGAGTATAAggagaacataaaaaatgtgtacgccAACTTGATCAGGTGTTAccacaaaattttcacagaaaaaggaaagcatggtgagtgcattttttgcatttttaacGATGAAATTGTAAAATGTGTTAGCCCTTCtttgaggaaaaataaaaaaaacctcATCCAGGAAATTGTCCTAAACAgcttatgttttttttttaaaaacaatgaaagaagtaaagacAAGTTAGACCCAAATTTGATGTGCGAAATTATcaagtataaaaaattcttGTACATTGTAGATTGCCTATCCTTTGATCGCCACCTGTTGAGGGAAGCCATAACAGCTCGTCACGTGGACTATCTATTTAGTCACTTTTTAAACGACCGAGCGTATTTCTGTCAGGCAATTGAGTTGGCTTCCTTGTTTCTGTCTGATGAGCATATCGGTTTTAGTTCCCCCTTTAAGGAAGACAGCGCTTATAACTGCAGGATTGTGCTAAAGTACATACTACAAGCGCAGTCCAAGAATtgcctctttttatttttggacaGTCTCAAATGTGATGACTTAAAGAGGGACGTTTATCGGTGGCTGACATCCGTGGATGAATCATCAG GATTCTTTGCCGACTACTGGGGATACCTGACGGTGCGGGAGTACCTACTGAGAAGTAAGGCAGCCGAGAAGGGAGAAGCCAAAGGGCGGTCCCCCAGTGAAGGCATTCAAGACGGAAATTGCATCACCTGGGAGAAGAAGTCACTCCATCCACACAGTGACTACTATGAGCTGCccaaagaaatgaaaaacattttaatgGTAACTAATGTGGAAAGTTTGAATAGGCTGATAGGAACGATAAAGTCGGGTCAGGAAAAACACTGGATGGATAACATATACAACGATGACAGGATTTACGCGTCCCAATTTTGTGAGGACGTAATAACTGCAGAAGATATTAATGACCActtgagggggaaaaaaaaaaagtattacATCGGCATCGATGTCGAATGGAACAGAAACCAAAAGGCCACATTAATTTCAGTGGCAACAATGGACCATATTTACCTAATCGATCTGCTAACGGTGGACTATaattacaaatttttaattcaatcattttttaaatggctACTTGAAAACCCCTTCATTTGTAAGCTCTTTTACAACTTCCCCTGCGATGTGCGTATTTTAAATGAATTCTTTCAAGGCATATCAAATGGAAATGTGTGTACCTACCTAAATGTGACCGACCTGAAGGACCCTCTATTTTTGCACAAGCACAGTGGGGTCCCTCCAGACAGTCAAGATAGTCTCGTTTCCGCTGAACTGTTCAATCGAAATATAATTGAGACGAATGACATTgagttatttaaaaaggtgaCAACAAGTAGCTTTCGCGACTTCAACGGTAGGGTGAAACATGGGGACGGTGATAATTCCGGGGGAAGGATCAATGTATGTCCTAGTAACACCACTGATAAGCTTCACTTTAAAAGTTTAAGCCATTTATGCCAGAAAATTCTgggcaaaaaattaaataaacaATTGCAGTTATCCAACTGGAGCAGGAGGCCACTAACGGAGAGTCAAATATATTACGCAGCCACCGATGCGTATATCCTCATCGTGCTGGAACGACTCCTCATTGAGAgtaatttttcctccacgtGTTCCTCAAATAGTAGTAGCCTCAGTGATGTCTTTGTTCAGAAGTACAAATGTAGGAATTGTTCCTGGGAATA CCAACTTTCGAGAAAGGTCCACTTAGAGGAAGCCGCCATGGACGTGCTATGTCATAAGTGGAatgacaaaatgaaaaatttacgctttaaaataaataaactgCGTAACGAAATAGATGATTTTAAGAGGATTACCATTAATACGTGCATTCAGAGAAACAAAAAGGTGTCCTTTTCAAACCTGAACAACAACATGCGAAGAAGAGAACTTATAAGCATGAACAGTTACCAAGTGAAGCCCCATCTGAGGAAGGTGAATAACTGCACTTATGTATTACGCGATGACAAATGTAGTAAGGTAGGCAATGTGCCTTTGCCCCTCTCGAGGAACGCGTCTAATAAGGTCATCAAAACGAATGACGCCAAAGCACTGGACAATAAAATCTCCCTGAAATTTAGCTCAAgaaataagagaaaaaatgaaaaggtgaTCAGAATGAATGACAGGAAGTGGCTAAACG CGACGAAGCATATGAAAGtcgagaaggaaaatgacatcggaatggagaaaatttttgaaaaaagaaagagcgCGAAGAATAGGAGGTTGTACTTAGAGGGGGAAATGG GCAACATACAGGCGTACCCAATATACTCCGACTTGGAAGTGGGGTTCGAAAATATATCACGCCTTGAGGATGAAGCCCTgtcaaaagtgaaaaaggagaGCCAAGACGACGACGATATCAAGACGTCAAGGCAGCTAGCCGAGTGGAGCTCAGATATGGTTCACAAGTATCTTGAGGAGACCATTGAAAAAACGAGAATACTTTTTCAAAGTGTGGATTTGAAAAGTCGACAGGAGGAAATTTTCAGGAGGATGAATTCTTAG